The following nucleotide sequence is from Myxococcales bacterium.
TGGGACAAGGATGCGGAGAAGCTTTTTCATCGACTGGACCCGCAACTTTACAGGAAGGTCGCGCATAACCCGGTCGAATTTTTGTACAGGCTGGACGAAGAGAAGATACTCGCGGCGGCAAAGGACAGGGGATTCCTTTACGAGCTTGGGAGAGTAAGTGAAAAATTTAAAAATTATCTCGAGTTCGATGGGACGTATGTGAAGGATGGTGTGGAAAAAACATTTTCTCCCGATGATATCGTGCTTTACAGTTGCATGGAATACGGGCTGCATGAATCGCTGGCCTTTTATTCCGGCGGTCTTGCGGTGCTTGCTGGAGATCATCTTAAGGCCGCGTCTGATGTTGGAATTCCAATGATAGGTTTCGGGCTTCTTTACAAAAGGGGATATTTCTCCCAACGCATCAGCTCTGACGGGATGCAGATAGAAGAATTCAAACAGAACAACTGGCACTTGGCTCCTGTCAACGAGGTGGTCGGGGCCGACGGAGCTCCGGTTTACATCGAGATTCCGCTTAAAAATGAGAAGGTGATCGCGAAGCTGTGGAAGATAGAGGTTGGCAAAACCATTCTCTACCTTATCGATACGAATATTCATCAGAATCCGGAGAGATTCAGAAAGATCACCGATCTTCTCTATGATTCGGACAGAGTCGTCAGGTTGCAGCAGGAGCTGATACTCGGTCGCGGCTGTATAATAGCCCTGCGGGCGATGGGTATTAAACCAACTGTCTATCATATCAACGAGGGGCACACGGCGTTTTCGGTAGTGGAAAGAATTCTCTGGATGATGAGGGAAGAGCGTCGTTCTTTTGAGGAAGCCAAGGCGATAGTTCGTTCCAGCACGGTCTTTACTACGCATACTCCGGTCATCGAGGGGAACGAACATTTCGACGAGGCTCTTATAAGGGAATACTTCATCGACGAGGTAAAAGAACTCGGCATAGACATAAACTCATTCCTGGCCTTTGGCAGGATAGCTTCCGACAGGACGTTCTGGCTTCCGGCTTTTGCTATCAGGTTTTCTAGGCTTTCGAACGGAGTTTCCAAGTTGCACGGTGAGGTTTCTCGAAAGATGTGGCGCTCGATATTTCCTAATCTGCATGAACGTGAACTTCCGATAAAGAGTGTAACGAATGGGGTGCATCTGCAGAGCTGGCTGAGTTTGCAGATGACAGAAATCTTCGACCGGTACATAGGGCCGGACTATCTGCATAAGGCGGAAGCCCTTGATGTCTGGGAAAAGGTGGAAGACATCCCGGATGGCGAGATATGGAACGCTCACTGTAGAAGGAAGGATCAGGTTGTATCCTTCATTCGCAGGCGCGTGGGCAATATGATGCAACACCGCGGATACGGTAAAAACAAAATCAAGGATATCGAACAGGTCCTGAATCCCTCTACGCTCACAATAGGATTTGCAAGAAGATTTGCTCCCTATAAGAGAGCCAATCTCGTTTTGACAGACCCTGAACGATTTGCCGCAATAATCAAAAACAGGGAGAGGCCCGTTCAAATAATATTTGCCGGCAAAGCCCATCCGGCCGACGATGCAGGCAAAAGAATAATAAAACAGCTTTTTGATTTTATCTATGACTACAAGCTGGAGAATCACGTCGTTTTTATCGAGGACTACGATATCAACATAGCCAGACATCTCGTTCAGGGTGTCGATGTATGGCTCAACACTCCAACCAAGCCGATGGAAGCGAGCGGTACTTCCGGCATGAAAGCCGCCATCAACGGAGCGTTGAATCTCAGCGTGCCAGATGGGTGGTGGCCTGAGGCATATGACGGGGAGAACGGGTGGGAGATATCGGCAGGTGACAACATAGAGGATCCCGGTCTTGCCAGGATGGCGGAGTCGAATCAGATCTACGAATTGCTCGAGAATGAAATAACCGAGATGTTCTATGACAGGCGCGAGGGCGGACATCCGAAGGAATGGGTCGAAATGATGAAGCGCTCCATCATAGCTGCTTGCAGCAGGTTTAATATGCA
It contains:
- a CDS encoding glycosyltransferase family 1 protein, which encodes MDVRKFFIKPQIPERLKPLEALAHNIWAFWDKDAEKLFHRLDPQLYRKVAHNPVEFLYRLDEEKILAAAKDRGFLYELGRVSEKFKNYLEFDGTYVKDGVEKTFSPDDIVLYSCMEYGLHESLAFYSGGLAVLAGDHLKAASDVGIPMIGFGLLYKRGYFSQRISSDGMQIEEFKQNNWHLAPVNEVVGADGAPVYIEIPLKNEKVIAKLWKIEVGKTILYLIDTNIHQNPERFRKITDLLYDSDRVVRLQQELILGRGCIIALRAMGIKPTVYHINEGHTAFSVVERILWMMREERRSFEEAKAIVRSSTVFTTHTPVIEGNEHFDEALIREYFIDEVKELGIDINSFLAFGRIASDRTFWLPAFAIRFSRLSNGVSKLHGEVSRKMWRSIFPNLHERELPIKSVTNGVHLQSWLSLQMTEIFDRYIGPDYLHKAEALDVWEKVEDIPDGEIWNAHCRRKDQVVSFIRRRVGNMMQHRGYGKNKIKDIEQVLNPSTLTIGFARRFAPYKRANLVLTDPERFAAIIKNRERPVQIIFAGKAHPADDAGKRIIKQLFDFIYDYKLENHVVFIEDYDINIARHLVQGVDVWLNTPTKPMEASGTSGMKAAINGALNLSVPDGWWPEAYDGENGWEISAGDNIEDPGLARMAESNQIYELLENEITEMFYDRREGGHPKEWVEMMKRSIIAACSRFNMHRPLREYLYDYYMPQAELTSKITANDGEMLKRLIAHREVINSIWSRIYLRDYFTSIDGKMPTSGDNVEIEAYVYVDDVDTELIGVEAFYCFGDEPDEWSTSPLKFVEKYNDKVARYSGSVMLDGNGTQEISVRIVPADRDFRAFYPEYVKWKP